The nucleotide sequence aaagtttaaaaattgtTTACTGTAGCTGAAATTTGaaggactttttaaaaaaaataactgtatgAAAGGCTAAATGAACCTATTTTTAGTCTAAATGGGAGAAAAAAGGTAAAACTATCTCTTTtaaacctgtttttttcttcgGAATCGATATCCAACAGACGCACTACACTGCTCTAGGCATCGTGTTACATACAGTTTATTTGTAAAGGTTATCCTCAACTGAACGTCGTGGTCCTAAGATAACCCTGAAATACACAGACTCCACCTGATAGCCTTCTGTCCTCTGTCCAAATTACACAACACTGTTTATATCAGGCAAGTATGCCCTTCCCATATGTGGGAGATTCCCTCACAGTTTATTTAGCAAATGGAAGCGGAGagaaaaaatgactgtttcTCCCACCTTCTCTTCTTACCAGAGCTCACAAAAAGCCTTCATGCATCTCTCCAGTCTGGTGGTGTCCTTGGGAAGGGGAAGCTGATAAATGCTGCAAAAAGTGAGGGCAGGCTGGATCCCTGCTTCCCTAATTAATACAATGTAAATATTGACTAAGGGTCTATGTTAAAATCCTAAAGGAAGGTGGCCCGCTTGGATTATATGCAacaatgtgttgttgttgttgttgtttttcagaatAACATAGTGATTTCCTCATGTGCTGCTACGTattattagtattgttatttttagcaAGTGTCCACTTGACCAATTAACAACTGAGTTGTGATGAGGATTTTATATAAAGAGTGATCATCCATAGATTTTATATGACCTCGCCAGTAGAGGGCAACATTCTTTTTACACTGACATTATTTTTACATGCACTGACTCAACAGAAAATTCTGTCTAAACATTGGATCAGTGATCTTTGGCTGCGCTCTTGCGGTTGGTTTCATATTTGTTTCTGTAGATGCAATATTCAGTTTGAACGCTAAGTGGCACTATATAGAGTaaacagacatacagacagtgAAATAGTAatagcattcattcattaacaGCGCTTGTCCTTGTCAGGGCCTCAGGGTTTTGGAGtatatcccagttgacttcaggtgaaaggcaaactacaccctaaaccaggggtggtgAACATGTGGCTgtcgagccgcatgtggctctttgcttcttatcatattttgcatactATACTGTTgctctttgcctcgtttcatgtttctcttatttttattcgctcgaaaaacacactcaaatttatCGGAGCCCATTACAgacaaataataatttatattttaaaaataatttggcagattggatttttttttatcctgcttCTGACGTAAATTGTGGCTTTTTCACTCTCCCGGTTTAAATGTTTGGCTCTTTGTGTTTAACTTGTTCACCAACCCTGTTGTAGATAGATGGATCGTTGGATTGAATTGACCATTGGATGACCTTCAATGGTGCCGCTACTACATCAAAGGGAGTACTGTGGTTTAAACGTAGGCGCCTGCCTGGATAGATAACGcttctacacaaaaaaaaaaaaaaaaaacataccattgTGTTAACATTGGGTTACGGGATGCTATCTAAAgtattactttgtattttaaagCCATTAACAAACAAAACTGTCAGAACGGTCTAAAAAGGTCTTCATCTGGGGTCAAAAATGAACTGCGATGATAGCTACTAGTGTCTAACAATTAATATTCCTCTCCACTGTTTGTTTTAAGCCTCATGAAGATGCAGCACAATAACTAAATAGCAAACATGGCTTTGTGTCATTAATGATCTGCTGGTGATTGacatattgaaaataaaataaatgctgtATGCACATATATTTGCGTGCTTTGTAAGCATTTGCCCATCAACGTTTATCACACTTAGCATGTTAGCCAGCAATGAAAAACACTTTTGGTAAAAATTGTTGAGGAAGAGATAAAtggtatttctatttatttaaatggtGATAGTATGTGATAAGTGCTGTGAGTACCATGCACTATTATATATTGTATACATGCTATTGGgaaagattattattatcattctgGGGATATTCCATAGGTTTGGTGGGAACCACTAATCTGGGAAATAATATTTTGGATGAACTTTAATTTTAAACAGAGGATGGCAATTCAGACTAAAGGCAGACACTTGTATGACTAGAAGTGGCTGCACTTCTAGTCATACAGTTTGCGTGGCATAGAAAATTTGTCACATTCCTCGGGGATAACCTTATCTTGCTCCTGCTGGTTTACCACACCACTGTGCACTAACcctcatacatacatacactatGTAAAAACAGCAAACATTTCCTACTGTGATGCAAATGCTGTTTTAGATACAAGTTAGTTATACTACTGTAACACTGTATACAAACAACGACAGGGATAGGTGGCATCCAAATCGCACAAttgaacacaaaaacaacaagaaagaaGTCTTTAAAATGACTTGTGTGAACGAGTGAAGATAAAAACATTTACAGATGTACAAATTCTCTTTTAGATTCAATGGGGGTTGGCCATacaatattctaaaaaaaaacaagttggcaAATGCAAATGCTGCTGAGTGGTCGTTACCTGAATCGTCTGAATGTGCTGAATGGCAACAATGTACTTGATTATTCACCtgtttttatatgtaaattctactCCTTTAAAATTGACCTGTGACTTTGCAACCTGCCTATAAACAGTTGTCCCAAATAAAGGTGGGTGTTGGCTACCTTTTGAATGAGAAACAGCTTAATCAAAGCAGCCAAAAGGGTCGGTaatgaaatgtaaatgtgtCATTTCATTGCATGACAGATCACACTGCTACAaatgcattagaaaaaaaacctgcaaatgaGTTTTTGAAAGATTTACTGTAGCCCTTTTCCGCTGTATTTGATCTGTTGTGATTCCCTGATAAGTCTCCACAAACTCTTCAAAGCTGAGGCTTCAGAGTCTTTTGAAAGCTAGCATTCACACAacagtatatacacatactatattGAGAGGGTCTTCCACAAATGTCTTCATTTGACACTTTTGGTAGAGATTATATGATAAATGATGTTAAATATTCTGCCTGGCAGGTTACTCTATGCAAAGTTTAACAGAAGTAACTGGGTGTAACCTTCTAGCAGCCCTCTCTTGTCATTAACCTTTCTCTTTAAAGTGAGGAAATGCATATAATAGCATTTGTTGGAGGAGGGGTGACCCAAAAGATCCCACCTGTATGCAAAAACGGGTGGGAAATATATCTgttcattttgcattcatctGGAGATTGACCTAGTGACCTCGGAAATCCAGAATGAGGCTCATTTTCTGTCCGCTTTAGTTTTCTGATGGCCAGatgtatattttaacattacAAATAAACAGAACCTTCATAAAAAGTAAACAtatatttctttcaaaaaactGTTTTGAATTTGAGACACAAATCAAAAGTTAACTCGATGCCTGCAAGTGACAACGATAAATGTCTaatgcaggggtgtccaaactttttgcaaagtgggccagatttggtaaggtgaaaatgtgtgcgggccgactatttaccctgacattctttgaaccattaacattaaatacaaataaaccttttgggattttttttaattacaaatggcatacttttacttttacatttttctttacatttaggtttttaccgaaatcacaaaccacaaaaaattaagaaaactatcaaggatatctaagttcatgtgaaacatcacatattattcactattatatgcccactgtaggaacagtgctgaaaacaaaacaatgatcactgcatattcaaactgtgattttgaccatcacaaaaaaaataatgaactcatgtattttatactgtggtcaacagtgctggcgggccgtgtattattgatttcatgatagaggccacgggccggtaaaaatttgtccacgggccttaattggcccgcgggccggactttggacatgtctggtctaaTGAATCTAAAATGGGAAGAATGGTTGCGAGTGTTCACATTTCATGAGTTAAACAGGTGCCAATTGAAGGGTTAACAATAATGGAGTTGACTTGAGTTTTGCCTTGTTGCTCGGGGCACTTATGCACCCTAGCGAGGAAGGGGTTAATGAAGAAGGTGTGGAAGACAGACCCTCTTGTTCTTTTTGCAGACGGCAATACAAAACCCAGTGGGGAGCAAGACGTTTCAATAGCAGAGGTGCTGTTTTTTACACAGGTTGCTCACAGTGCAATTTGAATGGGCCAATAGTCGCCACCATTATCCCAGTTCGAAATGTTCCGACTTGGGGCTGCATGAAATGTGCCGAGGTGGCCACAATTGGAGAAGACAAGAGTGCGATAGATAATGATTTCTCAAATAAGATCAGTCCAGAAAAGCAACCAATTGAAGTTTCTGATTTGTGATACTACACATCATGTTCAAAGCCTCAAATCACTTGCCCATAAATGACCCCCATTGGGTTAGAGGGCCTGGTGAGCATGTGCGCTTTGGGATTGGGGGAGCACCTGTTTTTGGGGGCCATTGTCGCGGCATGCCCAAAAAGTTCACACGTCGTTAGACGCTTGTTGATGCCGACGCCACGGAGACTGGGGGTCAGGGGGGCACCACgctaataaaaattaaaaacaaatagcagAGACGCGTGTGAAACTAATCTCAGCTGTTTGCATGATGTGATGGTGGAGTTGGGTAGATGAGCTGGCCCGTACATGCAGCATTCGTTTAGCTATACAATGCGAGTCAAGTgtatattttgacatctatgtaTAATAGAAGGACATAGTTGAATATTCACCTGACACCCACAGAGGGAGTGAACACAGCCCCTAACTACACAATGTTGTTACATTTGCTATGATTTGGCAGCAGGCAGACTGCAGATGATTTTTACGGGTCAGAGTGACCTCTTGAACCTGAGAAGACATGAAGACTTCAAGTTTCCAGCTCAGAACAAATGTTTGGCACCATTGCCTCAGGGATTAAATCTGACAGCGCTCACTGAAACAGGTGTAAGACTAAATCATAATTAGTTTTCGATGACATGACTGAGGGGATCATTAAACAGTGAGTGAGcaactttttgtacttttaaaagttgtgtttttgcaattttctttcttttgtatttatactaTTGTTAAAAGTTCCTCCCCAAAATGGATCTTTCACTAACCAATGATAATCCCTTACaactattcaaaatgatttatgtatatatatatatatatatttacatatatattcattcattttctgtgtgtacagaaaatgaatgaatagataaaaatgtgatatatatatatatatatatatatatatatatatatatatatatatatatatatatatatatatatatatatatatatatatatatatatatatatatatatatatatatatatatatatatatatatatatatatatatatatatatatatatatatatttcaaaagaaaaaaatctttcccATATATCCCCACACTATTCTACAgttgaatataaaatatttcataaattgaacaattggctgccattgacaaggatAGATGTCCATTCTATTTTAACAGTTTAACAGGGAGGGCAGCCTATTCCAATCAAAATAGATCTGATGCAATCGTGtcattgaaacatgatcattgaaTGCATAACAGCTTGTCATATTGGTAGATTGATCAAACCCTAtgtccattttcaccatttaaaaAAGTGCGTTACAAAATGCTAACCAATAGGAGTCGCTCACGGTTGAAGGGGACAAAGTTCACTCGTGAATTTAGAAATCGACCATCAAGCAAAGTTTTGGAGTAAAACTCCTTTGGAACACCGCGCAATTGTCCGCCGCATTGTTACAGCGCGAGGGGGTGGGAAAGAGTGGGCCATTAGAGGCGTGAAATGCACAATTAGATTAGCGATTTGCGGCAAGGATTCACGCATACTGGGGGCACCTGTGGTGAGTGAAGCTAGCCGTGGCGCCCCGACACGCTGGGTGTGTCCTCGCTTGGGGCGGAGACCCTCGCCTAAGACGCCCACCGCTTCTCGTCGCTCACTATTTGAGGAGGCGAACTAGGCGTTCAGATCTCACTTTTCCCGCTGGATGTTGCGTTGTTGCCTTGTGGCGTGGCCTCTCTGACTCGCGAGCAGCCCAATCGCAGCGGAATTAACTTTGAATTTGATAAAAGGCAACAATGCCTCGGTCGTTCCTCGTCAAGAAGTACTTTTCCTGCAAGAAAGCATGCTTTAGAGCTAGCCTCATGCACAGCCAAACCGGTACGTTCACATTTCACTTTCTCAAATGTTGACTCTGCGTGCAAACAACACGTGGAACCAGCCTGGAAATAGCCGTATTGTCCTTTTAAAGGATTCAAGCCGTTGTAGTATATAAGTAAAGTGCTCTGTGATTTAAGCCTTTGTAGTATATAACTAAAGTGCTCTGTGATTTAAGCCGTTGTAGTATATAAGTTAGGTACTCTGTACTTGTAACTCACTAAGAAATGTCGATTTTGAAGCCAGTGACACACGTAATTCCTAATAtcttttgtcttttcttctcAGCTTTTATCCCAGAAAGCTTCCCCCGAGTCGATCTTCCCAGCCGGAAGCACACCTCTGCTCACACCCGCTACCCCTCAGATCCATTGGCATGCCCGCCGCCGGCTCCCCTTTCCCCAATCGCACCTTCATCTCTCCCTCCGTCGCCCCTCGGGCCTCTGGACCTCAGCAGCTCGCCCTTCAGCAGCAGCGGCGAAGACGACGAAGACGGCGGACGTTCATCCGATCCCCCGAGCCCAGATTTCTTCCAACCCATCTACCAGTGCACTACTAGCTACAACACCGTTTCACCACTTTCCCGCCACCAGACGTCCCACCTTTGTGCCCCGTCGCTGCCCGCAGAGGTCCCACGGCCTGCCTTCCATTGCAAACACTGCCCCAAGGAGTACAGTAGTCTGGGCGCCCTGAAGATGCACATCCGCTCCCACACGTTGCCGTGCGTGTGCCCCACCTGCGGCAAGGCCTTCTCCAGACCTTGGCTCCTGAGGGGACACATCCGTACGCACACAGGTTGGCTTTTTTCCCACCTCGCCGTCCTATCGAGACATCCCAACGTGTACTCACTGACCCTCAactctttctcctctttttcAGGTGAGCGTCCATTCGCTTGTCAGCACTGTAACCGGGCCTTCGCAGACCGCTCCAACCTGCGAGCACACCTGCAGACGCACGCCGAGGTGAAGAAATACCAGTGCGGTTCCTGCTCGCGGACCTTCAGCCGCATGTCTCTGCTGCAAAAACACAACGCAACGGGATGCAGCAACTCCGCCTTGTCGACGCACCTGCCTTCGCAGGCGCGTCCCGCCGGTTCCGTTTGCACCTGATGGAGCTTCTCGTACCATTGAGAACTTTTTAAATATCAGAACATTTTGCGTAAGATTGGGGTCCATCCCACATTTCGTCGCAGCCTGCCAGCAGTATGAGCATATATGACATGGGAGCAGCTGGACATGCAGTTAAGTCCCAGGAAACTCCCGTTGGTGCCGGCCGGTCCGGGACTCTAGCCATGCTGCAGCTGCTTGGGTGTGTTTTTGTTCGTTGTATGTGTGGATGCCATTCCTCTTTATCCATACAAGATGTGTGTTGAGACAGCTGCCTGTGAAGGTGGTGACGGGTGACCTCCATTTTTGAACTGACCACTCAAGCTTGACCAAAGGACCCAGTTTCTTTCACCAATATCGCCTTAAGGTCTTAACGGGGTGTGACTTAatattttgacatgtttttacGAGCGATTGTTTTCATCGCTCTGGTGAGTTTTCTTATTGTTCCACCTGACAAATAAAGGTTTTTTCCCAATA is from Stigmatopora nigra isolate UIUO_SnigA chromosome 1, RoL_Snig_1.1, whole genome shotgun sequence and encodes:
- the snai1b gene encoding snail family zinc finger 1b, which translates into the protein MPRSFLVKKYFSCKKACFRASLMHSQTAFIPESFPRVDLPSRKHTSAHTRYPSDPLACPPPAPLSPIAPSSLPPSPLGPLDLSSSPFSSSGEDDEDGGRSSDPPSPDFFQPIYQCTTSYNTVSPLSRHQTSHLCAPSLPAEVPRPAFHCKHCPKEYSSLGALKMHIRSHTLPCVCPTCGKAFSRPWLLRGHIRTHTGERPFACQHCNRAFADRSNLRAHLQTHAEVKKYQCGSCSRTFSRMSLLQKHNATGCSNSALSTHLPSQARPAGSVCT